One stretch of Planococcus sp. PAMC 21323 DNA includes these proteins:
- a CDS encoding protein adenylyltransferase SelO, with protein sequence MNKKEQTRIGWQLEDSYSLLPEIFYSRFSVNPVPAPKLVIFNKVLATKIGLDPDELTSKKGVAILAGNEVPEGSIPLAQAYAGHQFGNFTMLGDGRALLIGEQRTPAGNRVDIQLKGSGRTPYSRGGDGRAALRPMLREYLISEAMHGLGIPTTRSLAVVETGEMVRRETPLPGAIMTRIADSHIRVGTFQYAARFGEKEDLKALADYTVQRHFPHIQEGDNRYLKLFQEVIQRQAALIAKWQLVGFVHGVMNTDNMAISGETIDYGPCAFMDNFDPKTVFSSIDAQGRYAYGNQPMIAGWNLARFGESLLPLLHDTPEEAVSIAQAELSKYIALFESNWLSGMRKKLGIFNTEEKDLALVEELLNLMHSNNADYTNTFRALTFDKLEGNKLFNTEDFKAWHSSWQTRLERQEENINQSQQLMRDNNPAIIPRNHRVERALEAAEFKGDYRPLHKLLEALANPYAHLPEQEAYTSPPEPTSGPYQTFCGT encoded by the coding sequence ATGAATAAAAAAGAACAAACTCGTATTGGATGGCAGCTCGAGGATAGTTATTCACTTCTGCCTGAAATTTTTTATAGCAGGTTTTCGGTCAATCCTGTACCGGCACCCAAACTGGTTATTTTCAATAAAGTACTGGCAACTAAAATTGGTTTAGATCCAGATGAGTTAACGAGCAAAAAAGGTGTAGCGATTCTTGCTGGAAATGAAGTTCCAGAAGGAAGCATTCCCCTTGCTCAAGCTTATGCCGGTCATCAATTTGGCAATTTCACCATGCTTGGTGATGGACGCGCTTTATTAATTGGTGAACAACGAACACCTGCTGGTAATCGTGTAGACATTCAGTTGAAAGGTTCTGGTCGGACGCCTTATTCGAGAGGCGGCGATGGTCGTGCAGCACTGAGACCGATGCTACGCGAATATTTGATTAGCGAAGCCATGCACGGACTTGGCATTCCAACTACTCGTAGTTTAGCAGTTGTGGAAACCGGTGAAATGGTTCGGCGTGAAACTCCTCTTCCTGGAGCCATCATGACACGCATTGCTGACAGCCATATCCGTGTTGGCACGTTTCAATACGCCGCACGCTTTGGTGAAAAAGAAGATTTAAAAGCTCTTGCGGATTATACAGTACAACGACATTTCCCACATATTCAAGAAGGTGACAATCGCTATTTAAAATTGTTCCAAGAAGTCATTCAGCGTCAGGCGGCATTGATAGCTAAATGGCAATTGGTTGGCTTTGTTCACGGCGTGATGAATACTGACAACATGGCCATAAGCGGTGAAACCATTGATTACGGCCCTTGTGCATTTATGGACAATTTCGATCCGAAAACTGTTTTCAGTTCAATCGATGCACAAGGTCGTTATGCTTATGGCAATCAACCGATGATTGCCGGTTGGAACTTGGCTCGTTTTGGTGAAAGTCTCTTGCCACTACTGCACGACACACCTGAAGAAGCTGTTAGTATCGCACAAGCTGAGCTAAGTAAATACATTGCGCTATTTGAAAGCAATTGGCTGTCTGGCATGCGCAAAAAACTAGGTATTTTTAATACAGAAGAAAAAGATTTAGCATTAGTAGAAGAATTGCTAAACCTAATGCATAGCAATAATGCCGACTATACCAATACATTCCGTGCATTAACTTTCGATAAGCTTGAAGGCAACAAACTATTCAACACAGAGGATTTCAAAGCTTGGCATAGCTCATGGCAAACACGTCTCGAACGACAAGAGGAGAACATAAACCAAAGTCAGCAACTAATGCGTGATAATAACCCAGCAATTATCCCTCGCAATCACCGAGTTGAAAGAGCATTAGAAGCAGCAGAATTCAAAGGAGATTACAGACCGTTGCACAAGCTGTTGGAAGCATTAGCTAATCCGTATGCTCATTTACCAGAACAAGAAGCTTACACATCACCTCCAGAGCCAACGAGCGGTCCTTATCAAACATTCTGCGGGACTTGA
- a CDS encoding NADH-dependent flavin oxidoreductase yields the protein MTITTQYIFEPFTFTSGLTVKNRVLMAPMTTSSSDSNGDVSDAELLYYKRRAESGLGAVITACAHVEPLGIGFPGPFGADSDERIDSLNRLATTIQEGGAKAILQLYHAGRMSNEKLLKGEQPVSASSVPALRPDAETPREMKQEEIEATIKAFGEATRRAIQAGFDGVEIHGANTYLIQQFFSPHSNTRTDQWGGDVDGRMAFPLAVIESIQEAVTKHADKPFVVGYRISPEEREVPGITMDDTLNFLTAIADQGIDYVHVSVGRFFGGSIREEDSRSRVEIIQQHIGNRVPVIGVGGLQTLSDVKEALAVTPLVSLGHALIMDPDWLSKVQKSRDKEIYQAIYISKRDQLEIPEKLWNMVTNAPGWFRVEE from the coding sequence ATGACAATTACAACACAATATATATTTGAACCATTTACTTTTACCTCGGGATTAACTGTGAAAAACCGAGTTTTGATGGCGCCTATGACGACCTCATCTTCTGATTCTAATGGGGACGTCTCGGATGCTGAGTTATTATACTATAAGCGACGCGCCGAGAGCGGCCTAGGGGCAGTTATCACAGCGTGTGCACATGTCGAACCACTCGGAATTGGTTTTCCAGGACCTTTTGGTGCAGACAGTGATGAGCGTATCGACAGTCTGAATCGTTTGGCGACAACTATTCAAGAAGGCGGTGCTAAAGCAATTTTACAGCTTTACCATGCTGGTCGTATGTCGAATGAAAAATTATTAAAAGGTGAACAGCCAGTTTCTGCAAGCTCAGTTCCCGCGTTGCGACCTGATGCAGAAACACCACGTGAAATGAAACAAGAAGAAATCGAAGCAACAATAAAAGCGTTCGGGGAAGCAACAAGGCGTGCAATTCAGGCTGGATTTGATGGAGTGGAAATTCACGGTGCCAATACCTACTTGATTCAGCAGTTTTTCTCCCCGCACTCCAATACGCGTACCGATCAATGGGGAGGCGATGTTGATGGGCGAATGGCATTTCCACTCGCTGTCATCGAGTCGATCCAAGAAGCTGTGACAAAGCATGCTGATAAACCTTTTGTGGTAGGTTATCGTATTAGCCCAGAAGAGCGAGAAGTGCCAGGAATTACGATGGACGACACGTTGAATTTCTTAACTGCCATCGCTGACCAAGGCATCGATTATGTTCATGTTTCTGTCGGACGGTTTTTTGGTGGATCTATCCGTGAAGAAGACAGTCGGTCCCGTGTAGAAATCATTCAACAACATATTGGTAATCGTGTCCCAGTCATCGGTGTGGGTGGATTGCAAACCTTAAGTGACGTTAAAGAAGCGTTAGCCGTCACGCCGTTAGTATCACTTGGCCACGCATTAATTATGGATCCAGACTGGCTTTCAAAAGTTCAAAAAAGCCGTGATAAAGAAATTTACCAAGCTATCTATATAAGCAAAAGAGACCAATTAGAGATTCCGGAAAAACTTTGGAATATGGTTACTAATGCACCCGGGTGGTTCCGAGTAGAAGAATAA
- a CDS encoding oxidoreductase codes for MLTGKTAVITGSNSGLGFETAKGLIGMETRVILAVRNTEKGHIARKELLKLHGSAEIIVMSLDLASLDSIRSFVEQFRKSFDTLDLLINNAGIMAPPFGKTVDGFELQFGSNHLGHFALTALLLPLLEKTPDSRIVTVSSRAHSRGSIDFSNLDGATGYQAKKFYNQSKLANLYFALELDKRFKKHGFQTISVACHPGVSATNILKLGNREIPAVLKSLANLFLQPPHMGALSSIYAATEPGLTGGEYIGPLGQFQRKGYPALGTPHSKATDSEISRKLWTVSEQLTGISFPFNSEH; via the coding sequence ATGCTTACAGGAAAAACTGCTGTTATTACGGGTAGTAATAGCGGGCTCGGATTTGAAACGGCGAAAGGTCTTATAGGAATGGAGACAAGAGTCATCCTTGCTGTTCGTAATACCGAAAAGGGACACATAGCGCGTAAAGAGTTACTGAAACTACATGGGTCGGCCGAAATCATTGTGATGTCGCTCGACCTTGCCAGTTTAGATAGCATTCGGTCGTTTGTGGAACAGTTTAGAAAATCGTTCGATACACTCGACTTGTTGATCAATAATGCAGGGATTATGGCACCACCTTTTGGAAAAACTGTAGATGGCTTTGAATTGCAATTTGGCAGCAATCATCTTGGCCATTTTGCATTGACTGCTCTACTTCTGCCATTGCTTGAAAAAACTCCTGACTCACGAATTGTGACCGTTAGTAGCCGTGCCCATAGCCGTGGTTCAATTGATTTCAGTAATCTTGACGGAGCTACAGGCTATCAAGCCAAAAAATTCTATAATCAAAGTAAATTAGCTAATTTGTATTTTGCATTAGAACTAGACAAACGTTTTAAAAAACATGGGTTCCAAACAATAAGTGTTGCATGCCACCCAGGCGTTTCTGCTACAAATATCTTAAAGCTTGGCAATCGAGAAATTCCAGCTGTTCTAAAAAGTCTCGCTAATTTGTTTCTTCAACCACCTCATATGGGTGCCTTGTCGAGTATTTACGCTGCAACTGAACCTGGTTTAACAGGTGGGGAATACATTGGACCACTTGGTCAATTTCAACGAAAAGGATATCCTGCATTAGGAACGCCACATAGTAAAGCAACCGATTCTGAAATTTCTCGTAAACTTTGGACTGTATCCGAACAATTAACTGGCATTTCGTTTCCCTTTAATAGCGAGCATTGA
- a CDS encoding NUDIX hydrolase translates to MGYVEELRKVVGHSPLILVGAVVVLVDPDGRLLLEERKFPEGLWGLPGGLMELGESTEDTAKREVLEETGLTVSELRLINVYSGPNHFVVAKNGDEYYVVTTAYYSDVYSGELTVDHEESLSFKFFSPERLPAKLVGSHCTVIKEFLELQCSAEVSSK, encoded by the coding sequence ATGGGCTATGTAGAAGAGTTACGAAAAGTTGTTGGGCACAGCCCGTTAATATTAGTAGGTGCAGTGGTAGTTCTAGTTGACCCAGATGGACGATTGTTACTAGAGGAACGAAAATTTCCAGAAGGTTTATGGGGGCTTCCTGGTGGGTTAATGGAACTGGGAGAATCAACTGAAGATACAGCTAAAAGGGAAGTATTAGAAGAGACAGGACTTACCGTGAGTGAACTAAGACTGATCAATGTATATTCAGGACCCAACCATTTCGTGGTGGCTAAAAACGGAGACGAATATTATGTCGTGACAACTGCTTACTATTCAGACGTCTACAGCGGCGAGTTAACTGTCGATCATGAAGAATCTTTGAGCTTTAAATTTTTTTCTCCAGAAAGGTTACCTGCCAAATTAGTCGGCAGTCATTGTACTGTGATTAAAGAATTTCTAGAGCTTCAGTGTTCTGCAGAAGTATCTAGCAAGTAA
- a CDS encoding oxidoreductase: MEHLNGKIAIITGANSGIGLEAAKVLASLGTHIVMAVRNIEKGQSARDVILESDSEAQVSVMELDLANLASVRLFAQNFQNQYDSLSLLINNAGVLGPPYSKTEDGFELQFGSNHLGHFALTGLLLPMLKKTPHSRVVSLSSLAHRGARIDFDNLDGSKGYKAMKFYGQSKLANLLFAQELDKRFKEHDIPILSVACHPGISATNIFKIGKRDAPQFLKSFMHSILQPPALGALSTVYAATDLQLKGGEYIGPDGKGRRKGYPALDTPHASARDQEVSEKLWDVSEKLTGVKFDFA; this comes from the coding sequence TTGGAACATCTAAATGGAAAGATAGCTATTATTACAGGGGCGAATAGCGGCATCGGCCTAGAAGCTGCAAAAGTCCTTGCTAGTCTCGGTACACATATCGTGATGGCTGTACGCAATATTGAAAAAGGTCAATCCGCTCGTGACGTAATTCTCGAAAGCGATTCAGAAGCACAAGTGTCTGTGATGGAGCTAGATTTAGCAAACCTTGCAAGTGTTCGCCTATTCGCGCAAAATTTTCAAAACCAATATGATTCACTCAGCTTATTGATTAATAATGCAGGTGTCTTGGGTCCTCCTTATTCGAAAACAGAGGATGGATTTGAACTGCAATTTGGGAGTAATCACCTTGGTCATTTCGCCTTGACTGGGCTATTGCTGCCCATGCTGAAAAAAACACCGCATTCTCGTGTAGTTTCTCTTAGCAGTCTAGCCCATAGAGGCGCACGTATAGATTTTGACAATCTGGACGGTTCTAAAGGCTATAAAGCGATGAAATTTTATGGTCAAAGCAAGCTTGCCAATTTATTATTTGCACAAGAATTGGATAAACGCTTTAAAGAACACGACATCCCAATCTTGAGCGTTGCTTGTCATCCAGGGATTTCTGCGACCAATATTTTTAAAATTGGAAAGCGAGACGCACCGCAATTTTTGAAATCGTTCATGCATTCGATTTTACAACCGCCCGCACTGGGTGCTTTGTCGACGGTTTATGCAGCGACAGATTTGCAACTTAAAGGTGGCGAATACATCGGGCCAGACGGCAAAGGACGAAGAAAAGGCTATCCTGCACTCGATACCCCTCATGCATCTGCTCGGGATCAAGAAGTATCTGAAAAGCTTTGGGACGTTTCTGAAAAGCTTACCGGCGTAAAATTCGATTTTGCTTAA
- a CDS encoding phosphatase PAP2 family protein: MEKNEKLAGLAFLLLLGGLGLASLFIVLFAELAEEVMEKEVEFFDDFVINFVQASSSSTMDTIMFFLTEMGSVWFLTLSSIIVLLVLGVKMKDKWGVLFFIIAIGGGSLLTLLLKHLYLRDRPSINEAIDAVGYSFPSGHSMGSLIFYGFVIYLVIRTRQRPWIQMTAVSVLSLLIIAIGTSRIYLGAHFPSDVLAGYIAGLIWLMLSLIALEWIQWHSKSPVPPVQALRHLLGPLYKSVLTKIPFFSK; the protein is encoded by the coding sequence ATGGAAAAAAATGAAAAATTAGCAGGCTTGGCCTTTTTGCTATTACTTGGCGGACTCGGCCTTGCTTCGCTATTTATTGTGTTATTTGCAGAATTGGCTGAGGAAGTTATGGAAAAAGAAGTAGAGTTTTTTGATGACTTTGTCATCAACTTTGTTCAAGCAAGTTCGAGTTCGACGATGGATACAATCATGTTCTTTTTAACTGAAATGGGATCTGTATGGTTTTTAACCTTATCGTCCATTATTGTTTTACTGGTATTAGGAGTAAAAATGAAAGATAAATGGGGCGTATTATTTTTTATTATTGCCATAGGTGGGGGTTCTCTTTTAACCTTGTTGCTGAAGCATTTATACCTCCGAGATCGTCCAAGCATTAACGAGGCAATCGATGCAGTCGGCTACAGTTTTCCGAGCGGTCATTCAATGGGCTCGTTAATTTTTTATGGCTTTGTGATTTATCTTGTTATTCGAACACGTCAGCGACCTTGGATTCAAATGACCGCGGTTAGTGTATTGAGTTTGCTTATTATTGCAATTGGTACAAGTCGGATTTACTTGGGAGCACATTTTCCAAGTGATGTGTTGGCAGGCTATATCGCAGGTCTTATCTGGTTGATGCTTAGCTTAATTGCATTAGAATGGATTCAGTGGCACAGCAAAAGTCCAGTGCCACCTGTTCAAGCACTACGTCATTTACTTGGGCCCTTATACAAATCCGTCCTTACAAAGATCCCTTTTTTCTCAAAATAA
- a CDS encoding TlpA family protein disulfide reductase encodes MKAWVKISILMTFLFVLGGCAHSEENVKNVAPPFELVDLEGNQQNLTDYAGQKVYVKFWASWCSICLSGMKELNTLAGEENDFTVLTIVSPSSNAEKSSDAFTKWFKGFPNAENITVLLDEGGTFFDEYGVIGYPTSVYIASDGTLVKNQTGHFGNEEIKNTFETIQ; translated from the coding sequence ATGAAAGCGTGGGTAAAAATTAGTATACTAATGACTTTCCTTTTTGTATTAGGCGGATGCGCCCACTCTGAAGAAAACGTAAAAAATGTAGCGCCACCTTTTGAATTGGTAGATTTAGAAGGAAATCAGCAAAATCTTACGGATTATGCAGGACAAAAAGTATATGTGAAATTTTGGGCTTCTTGGTGCTCAATTTGTTTGAGTGGCATGAAAGAATTGAATACATTAGCCGGTGAAGAAAATGACTTCACAGTGTTAACGATTGTATCGCCTAGCTCTAATGCAGAAAAAAGTAGCGATGCCTTTACTAAATGGTTTAAAGGTTTTCCCAATGCTGAAAATATTACAGTCTTATTAGATGAAGGCGGTACATTTTTTGATGAATACGGTGTCATCGGCTATCCAACATCCGTTTATATCGCATCAGATGGCACGCTTGTAAAGAATCAGACGGGTCACTTTGGTAACGAAGAAATCAAAAATACCTTTGAAACAATTCAATAA
- the nhaC gene encoding Na+/H+ antiporter NhaC, whose protein sequence is MKEKKQDIEIPFGLALLPLVVMIAVMALTIIVFEGSPHVPLAIGAIVAGIIAWRMGYKWETIEEGAYKGIRLALPAILIIIVVGMIIASWIGGGIIATMIYYGLQIITPSLFLMTICIICGIVALAIGSSWSTMGTIGVAGMGIGISMGIPAAMVAGAVISGSYFGDKMSPLSDTTNLAAGITSTNLFEHIKHMLYTTVPGLMIALVVYFFLGRQFAGSAIDKGNIEGILSSLDSNFLISPWLLLVPAIIIVLVAFKVPALPALLIGVFLGFMCQIFVQGGNVGAAVNTLHDGFAITSGNDMVDDLFNRGGIASMMFTVSLTIFAMVLGGILEHTGMLRAIVNQILKVAKSAGSLIAATIVSAFFTNATASEQYISILIPGRMYARAYQDKGLHSKNLSRALEDGGTLTSPFVPWNTCGVFIFATLAVHPFAYAPYAVLNYAVPVIGIVMGLVGYKVQFLTKDEVEELKVKEQRMNSENGLTEGV, encoded by the coding sequence ATGAAAGAAAAAAAGCAAGATATCGAAATACCGTTTGGTTTAGCACTCCTTCCATTAGTTGTTATGATCGCCGTTATGGCACTCACAATTATTGTGTTTGAAGGAAGCCCTCACGTACCGTTAGCGATCGGAGCAATTGTTGCTGGAATTATTGCTTGGCGCATGGGGTATAAATGGGAAACTATAGAAGAAGGTGCTTACAAAGGAATTCGTCTAGCGCTTCCCGCGATTCTCATTATAATTGTAGTTGGGATGATAATTGCTTCATGGATTGGCGGCGGTATCATTGCAACAATGATTTATTACGGCCTACAAATTATTACGCCTTCTTTATTTTTAATGACCATTTGTATTATTTGTGGAATTGTTGCACTTGCAATCGGTAGCTCATGGTCTACGATGGGCACAATTGGTGTTGCAGGTATGGGGATTGGGATTAGTATGGGGATTCCGGCTGCAATGGTTGCAGGAGCGGTTATCTCTGGATCGTATTTTGGCGACAAAATGTCACCTCTATCAGATACAACTAATTTAGCTGCAGGTATTACGAGTACGAACTTATTCGAACATATTAAACATATGCTATACACGACAGTACCAGGATTAATGATTGCATTAGTGGTTTACTTTTTCCTAGGTCGTCAATTTGCTGGATCGGCGATTGATAAAGGAAATATTGAAGGAATCCTATCATCACTCGACAGTAACTTTTTAATTTCTCCTTGGTTATTATTAGTACCCGCAATCATTATCGTATTAGTAGCATTTAAAGTACCAGCGTTACCAGCTTTGTTGATCGGTGTTTTCCTTGGGTTTATGTGCCAAATATTCGTTCAAGGAGGTAATGTTGGAGCAGCAGTTAACACGCTTCACGATGGCTTTGCTATTACTTCTGGTAATGATATGGTTGACGATTTATTCAATCGTGGTGGCATCGCTTCTATGATGTTTACAGTTTCCTTAACAATTTTCGCAATGGTTCTTGGTGGAATATTAGAACATACAGGAATGTTGAGAGCGATTGTTAACCAGATTTTGAAAGTAGCGAAATCGGCAGGTAGTTTAATCGCAGCGACAATTGTATCTGCTTTTTTCACAAATGCAACCGCTTCCGAACAGTATATTTCGATCCTGATTCCAGGCAGAATGTATGCAAGAGCTTATCAAGACAAAGGACTGCATTCGAAAAATCTTTCACGTGCACTTGAAGATGGAGGAACGTTAACGTCTCCATTCGTACCATGGAATACATGTGGTGTGTTTATTTTTGCAACTTTAGCCGTACATCCATTTGCATATGCGCCCTATGCGGTATTAAATTATGCTGTCCCGGTTATCGGCATTGTGATGGGGTTAGTTGGCTATAAAGTTCAATTTTTAACAAAAGATGAAGTTGAAGAATTAAAAGTAAAAGAGCAAAGAATGAACAGTGAAAACGGATTGACTGAGGGCGTTTAA
- a CDS encoding N-acetyltransferase, giving the protein MEVSIRQLRSNDLQYLEKMHTGIENDYILRVYDRISSGSSRMYGLFIDEHLASIGGYTIFAEQYVMLGRMRSDLRYRGNNLSTQLMRYIMKQISTLSTIQWIGANTQQNNISARRVMDKLGLTAISTLYSAISSDTSILESDGKLWRKVNDLSKKKAWIKKLYIQTGAVFPYECYYAFPASEKLFPEEKLVQWSIFENPQQDRILITKQDYKREYYLHVVYPWDDLLKQAGLWETISMAQQELSIKVNTPPFIWIDLSPSQVHSLPNNHPFELPSPWLLYGTGQPIE; this is encoded by the coding sequence ATGGAGGTTTCGATACGTCAATTACGATCTAATGATCTTCAATATTTAGAAAAAATGCACACCGGGATCGAGAATGACTATATTCTTCGAGTATATGATCGAATATCAAGTGGCTCTAGCCGCATGTATGGTTTATTTATTGACGAGCACCTTGCAAGCATTGGAGGCTACACGATTTTTGCAGAACAATACGTCATGCTCGGAAGAATGCGTAGTGACTTGCGTTATCGTGGTAACAACCTTTCAACACAACTAATGAGGTATATTATGAAGCAAATTTCAACACTTTCTACTATTCAGTGGATCGGTGCAAACACGCAACAAAACAACATATCGGCGCGGCGCGTTATGGATAAACTTGGACTCACAGCTATCTCCACACTATATAGTGCAATTTCAAGCGATACTTCTATACTGGAGAGTGACGGAAAGCTATGGAGAAAAGTAAACGATTTATCAAAAAAGAAAGCGTGGATAAAGAAACTATATATCCAAACAGGTGCTGTTTTTCCTTATGAATGCTATTACGCGTTTCCTGCTTCTGAAAAATTATTTCCTGAAGAAAAGCTTGTTCAATGGTCTATTTTTGAGAATCCCCAGCAAGATCGTATACTAATTACAAAACAAGATTATAAGCGTGAATATTACTTACATGTGGTATATCCATGGGATGATCTATTAAAACAGGCTGGATTGTGGGAAACAATTTCAATGGCACAGCAGGAGTTAAGCATAAAAGTAAATACGCCCCCTTTTATTTGGATAGACTTGAGCCCTTCGCAAGTGCATTCATTACCAAACAACCATCCTTTTGAGTTGCCTTCACCGTGGCTTTTATACGGCACGGGACAGCCGATAGAATAA
- a CDS encoding MEDS domain-containing protein has product MEKHIMGIRDKLSKGDHVFYYAEDNDRYIANAVSYIKDGIEQGDQVLFVENERSYPKIVEQLEMLFTKEQLKNFHYINNFTFYWRNGNFHPPTILEYFSTLIDPFLEEEMSFRTWGHIEWRGDVEISKSIEEYESAVEQLVPEMNVISVCAYDAARLSNPLKELLLNCHSLFMTDDTITPLVK; this is encoded by the coding sequence TTGGAAAAACATATTATGGGTATTCGTGATAAACTATCTAAGGGTGACCACGTATTTTATTATGCAGAAGACAATGATCGCTATATTGCTAATGCTGTTTCATATATTAAGGATGGTATAGAGCAGGGTGATCAAGTACTATTCGTGGAAAATGAACGATCTTATCCTAAAATAGTGGAACAACTTGAAATGCTTTTTACTAAAGAACAGTTAAAGAACTTTCATTATATAAATAATTTTACGTTTTACTGGCGGAATGGAAATTTTCATCCACCGACCATTTTAGAGTATTTCTCTACATTGATTGATCCATTTTTAGAGGAAGAAATGAGCTTCCGAACTTGGGGGCATATAGAATGGCGAGGCGATGTCGAAATCTCCAAGAGTATTGAGGAGTACGAATCTGCTGTGGAACAATTAGTTCCCGAAATGAATGTGATTTCAGTATGCGCTTATGATGCGGCTCGATTATCAAATCCACTTAAAGAATTATTATTAAACTGCCATAGTTTGTTCATGACGGACGATACAATCACACCACTTGTGAAATAA